The nucleotide window CTCTTTTGAGTTAAAGCTAAAAAAGCTGGAGAATTTAAGCTAATCATGGTGTAAACACAGAAAATAATCTCCCACCATTTCTCAATATGTTGGAAATTAGTCAATCGATAATCTGTCCAGCCTAATTCTTGTTTACACTGCCGAAATCCATATTCTACCCATGTTCTTAATCCATATAGGTCGCCTAAAGTTTTCTTGAGATCCCCTTGAAGATTCGTCATGATAAATGTTGTAGAATTTTCCGGCATTGTTTCTGGGTCAGTAGTTATTTCCCAGTATGTTATGGCTCTTCTTTTACCATAAACTATCTCTCGAATGTATCTAGTTTCAGATTTTTGATTACTAAATGTTCTCTCAAATTTGCACCACTTATTAGCTCTAACGCTCTGCGACGCTGGCAGCCAGACTCCATGATTACTTCTAATTGCTACAACATAAGCTAATTCATATTCATTTAGTTTTTTAATGAATTCGCTACTTTCACCATACAAACTATCCGCTAGTACCAATTCAATATTAAATCCCTGATTAATTAATTCTGTAATAATTTCTGACGCTAATTCTATTTTGGTTTTATATTTATCTCCTTCTTTGAGCGTCCCCTTCGGTTTAAATACTTTGAAACATAATGGAAATGTTATATTGTCATAAACTCCATAGGCATTGACTGTCACTATTCCATTATCTACTTTTCCTACGCTTCCTAGATATTGTCTTGCTACATAATCTGTCTTTTTACCTTTTTTCCTATCTCCCGTTTCATCTATTACTACGGTTATCGCCTGACCATTTAATGCTCTCTTTAACTTCTTTAATCTTCGGTTCTTTAATTTCTTTACTGACCAATCTGAATTAACCATAAAATGATGTAATGATTGTGCCGAGTTTATACTTACTACTTTGGCTATTTCTGGTAGTGATTTTCTTTTTATTGGCGAAATTATCCCTAAATGCAAATATTTGAAGCATTCATAATTTCTTACTTCTTTAAACAGGTCTTTGTACTCTGCACAATATTCATCTACGAGCGCAACTGTTGGCTGGGCATCCCTTGGCAGATGTTTCAGGATTTGTAATTCTACATCCATTGCTCTACTTACCTTGTAGAGTTTTATCTTTCCTTTCTTCTATTCATTATATCCGGAAAGTGACAGAAGAGGGATAGTCCTAGACTATCAACTAGAGTCTGCCGCTTTCTTCCTTTTACCTTTTTACATCCGTCAAAACCATACACATCCCACGCCAGTTGCTTCTCTACGAGACGCTGCGCGAACAAGTCGGCAAAGCCGCCCAACGCACTGGCTCCTCTTTTTGGTCGGTTTTGACCGACTGACTATCTGCCGCGATTGCCTACGGCACGCTACGCGATCGCACTTGGTTGTGTTGACCTACCTAATTTTGAGCGAACTTGACCCCGCAGTGTATGGTTTAATTTTTCCCAAACTCCCTTGCTCTGCCATTTGCGGTAATAGCTGTATACCGTTGAACTTGGCGGGAAATCGCCTGGAAGCATATTCCATTGGCATCCAGTTTTCAAATGATAATAGATGGCATTGCATATTTCACGCATATTTGCTGTGCGTGGATGTCCTCCTGATTTAGCTGGTGGAATCAAAGGAGCTAGGATTTCCCACTCCATATCAGTTAAGTCTGTGGGGTAAGACTTTCGCGCCATGATTAACTATGTAAATACACTGTGTATCAGGTATCTTATCGTTGTTACTACTCCTCTCTCCCTACTTTTAGATTTACTTTATAAATAGCCTCTAAATCACCCGAAAGGAAATCATAACCTGCTAGACCAATTAAAATGTCATTTCCATCTGCACCAAAAATTGAGTCAATATTTTTAGTACCAAGCAGAAAATCGTTGACAGCAGTCCCAGTAATGTCTGCCATAAAAAACCACTTGAAAATAAATTATTCAAACCTAATTACACCTGACCATAAAAAAAGTCACAAAACAACTAACTAATGGTTGTTGAATAATTCAAGAATTTCTGTATTTTATATACAGCTATCTAATGCAAACTTTAGTGCAGTAATGTTAAATTTATCAACAGTAAGAAATATAAGCTATTAGTTGGTTATAGCTTTTATATACGCATTATGTAGGTTAGATGCTAAAAACCTTGATCTACTGTTGTAGAGACGTTGTAATGCAACGTCTCTAAAAGGTGTAGCATTATTAATATTTTTTTGATTTGGATAATTTACATCTGATGTAAATACAGAATGGTATTAATTGAATTCCTCTTTTGTTACTAGGAGGAGGGAAAAATCTTGTTCCACTTCTGAACGCTAAACAAAATAATAAATTATGCGAACGCCCGCCCACTTTATCATTTAAATAACGTTGTTGAGAAAAAACATAAAAATAGGAGTTTCAGATTATTCTCTGCCGAAGGTAACAAAAGAGGAAGAATACAGGAAAAATATCTTCAATCAGCAGCCAGTTCTACACATAACGATGACCACCGTCAATGTGAATGACTTCGCCTGTAATTGAGGAATTAGTCATCAAAAAAATCACGCTACTGGCCACTTCTTCAGCCGTTGCTAACCTTCTTGTCGGAATTTTGGAAGTAACTTCTTGAAAAGCTTGTGGCTTTGATTCTCCAAAGATTGCATCCCACATAGGAGTATCAGTCCAACCAGGGGAGACAGCATTGACTCGAATGGGGGCTAATTCCAGTGCCAGAGCGCGTGATAATTGTTCAGCCGCCGCCGTTGCTACAGCAGTTACCCAAGCACCGGGAACTGGACGTTCAGTAGATAAACCCCCAGTGAGTGTTACAGAACCACTAGAAACCATTTTCGGGACAGCTGCTCGTATCACATAAACACTTCCCCAAAGGCGGCTTTCAATAGCAGGGCGAAATTGCTCAACAGATCCCTCTAAAATCTGACCACCGACAAAACTCCCGGCTGCAATGTAAACGTGGTCAACCTGCTCGATTGTGGTAAACAAACAGTTGATTGCGGCTTCATCAGTGATGTCTGCTACAGCAGTGTGAACTTTTCCCAATCGCTCAGATGCCTCGTTCAACTTGCTCAAAGAACGACCCACAATCGTTACTTCTGCACCTGATTGTCTTGCAAGTCGTGCTGTCTGGTAGCCAATTCCCTGACTACCACCAATCACGACTACGTGCTTTCCTTCTAATAGCATGACTTCAAACTCTTGAGCAACTAATTCTTCTAGCAATCCGAACAACAATCCGAACAATGCAACTCTAAGCTTGTACTTTTCTTTCTAACAGTCCTGCTAGAGTTTGCTGAAAACTCGTCCGTTGGCTGAGAGTATCTAACCAAGCTGCCGTTTTAGGTCTAGCTTTCACTAGTGCAGTTCCTTCTTTTGTCATGTTGATGTAGTACACCATTGAGCCAGTGATGATGTCAGCCAAGCTCAATACATCACCCACTAGAAATGATGATGTCAGTTCATGTTCGAGAACATCTAAATGTTGACTGGTAATTTTTGCTGACTGTGCAACAACAGCTTCATCAGTTACACTACCCATAATTGGACTCATAATTCGCTGCAAGAACAGTTGCATCACACCGACTGGATATAAATAATTTGCTGCAATACCAATCCATTTACGCATCTGGGCGCGTGCTTGTGGCTCGGTCGATTGCAATGACAAACCTTCAAAAGCTTCATCAACATAGCTTAAAATTGCTGGAGTTTCGTACAATATGAAATCTCCCTGCTGCAATACGGGCATCTTCCGAAACGGGTTGATCTGAGCGTATTCATCTGTGGCTAGGTAATCAAACCCAATTTCGTTGAAGTGGTAGTCAACTCCTTTCTCAATTAAGGTAATACGAGCAGCGCGGACATTCGGACTAACTTCAAAGCCATGTACAACTACATTAGACATAAGATTTACCTCATTTCTTGAATGCTCATTCAACTTGAACACTCATTCAAGATAAAAGCAAAAAAAATACTTGTCAATAGGAAACTACAAAATTAATTCATCTGAAGCAGTGTAGTTGCTCCTGCGGCAATACCGTTGAGTGTTTGAGCATCTCTTCGGATACGTGCAACTGCTAGCATCCCGACAACCAATCCCAGCAATGCTTTAGTATTCACCTCTAGATCGAATGATTTAGGTAAATCTCCGTTTTGCATAGCCTGAGCTAGATTTTGCCGAAAGAATGACTCAATTTCGTCTAAACGATCCTCAATAAATGCGATTGTGCTAGGTGAATGGGATTCGCGTTCGATCGCGGTGTTAATAATCAAACAACCTTTCTGTTTGGAGTCGTTAATCATCGCTTTAGCCAAATACTCAAACCATTTTTGAATACATTCCAAGGGAGAACAATGACGTGGCATGGAAGCACGAAAAAATTCTTGCGTGTATTTTTTGAATGATTGCTGAAATAGCTTCTCCTTGTCACCAAAAGCAGCATATAAGCTTCCAGGCTGAATTCCTGTTGCTTGTACAATATCCTTCATGGAAGTGTTGGCATAACCTCGCTGCCAAAACAAATTCATCACTATGCTTAAAACTTCTTCTGTATCAAATTCTCGTTGCCTAACCACCGTCTGATTGAACTCTCTTTGATTGTGTATATTTTTTTAGTATACCTATTTTTGAACGTTCAATCAATATTAATTGAGGTTTTGCATACCAAATTGATGAATACCAATCTTTGCGATCGCCTACTATTCCCCAACCCCAAACCGCCAGGGAGCAACACCTCGGAAAGTGAGGTGGTAAAGCTGGGGGCGCTTAGAAACCGAGAAAGAGAAAGGAAAGAAATTAAGTAAATTTAGTATAGTTTTAGTAACAAAAAGTAATGGTTTTTCTCTTTTCTCCCCCAGTACTTTCCTCTACCCCCGCTCCCCCTGCTCATTTTAAGGCGATTTCAGAAAATTGCGTTGCCCCTTCTGCGGGAACATCTAGAATATATGTATGAAATTACGCTACCATAGAGCGTTTATGCTCTTGATTTAGAAGCATTACGCTCACCTGATATTACTTTTATTTTTGTTACCAGTGTCGGAAACTCTATGCTAGTTATGGGAGAAGTTGAGATGAATTGTTGGTAACTTTCATTTTCTTACTTTTCCCCCCTCTTTTTTAAATTTACATCAGACTTTGTATATATTTGATTATATCCGCTTTAATGAATATAACAAAGCAACACTACATTCTAAGCTGTTAAATTGTATATATTCAACCAGCAGTATTTCTTTGAACTGTCTGGCAAAGAAGAACTGGCAAACTCATCAACTATAGAAAAATAGTTTCTTCAAGATAAACCTAAGCGGAATCTACAAGCCAAGTAGGAAGAAAACCCTTGCAGCAAAAGCCTTTCACGATGCTCGACAGAATGTCTGTTGAGCATCCATAGAATCCCCGTCACCCAACAATCGGCTTGGAACTGTTCCGATGCAATTCCACCGCTATGTCAAAAGCTTTCCACTTTTGAGGACAGTATTTGACTTCGGGAAAGTCTTTTAAACTTAGATTAGCTCTTTGGTGCGGATCGCGGATTAAAGATAGTCGCTGC belongs to Nostoc sp. NIES-3756 and includes:
- a CDS encoding IS701 family transposase, translated to MDVELQILKHLPRDAQPTVALVDEYCAEYKDLFKEVRNYECFKYLHLGIISPIKRKSLPEIAKVVSINSAQSLHHFMVNSDWSVKKLKNRRLKKLKRALNGQAITVVIDETGDRKKGKKTDYVARQYLGSVGKVDNGIVTVNAYGVYDNITFPLCFKVFKPKGTLKEGDKYKTKIELASEIITELINQGFNIELVLADSLYGESSEFIKKLNEYELAYVVAIRSNHGVWLPASQSVRANKWCKFERTFSNQKSETRYIREIVYGKRRAITYWEITTDPETMPENSTTFIMTNLQGDLKKTLGDLYGLRTWVEYGFRQCKQELGWTDYRLTNFQHIEKWWEIIFCVYTMISLNSPAFLALTQKSEITPQIKQTSSADFSHHQQWNHGCGWKNTLNNFRLIVQPLLLFWLVYPWINIFPNSNLFLGFNHLINAMNQFKPFYASG
- a CDS encoding SDR family oxidoreductase, which gives rise to MFGLLFGLLEELVAQEFEVMLLEGKHVVVIGGSQGIGYQTARLARQSGAEVTIVGRSLSKLNEASERLGKVHTAVADITDEAAINCLFTTIEQVDHVYIAAGSFVGGQILEGSVEQFRPAIESRLWGSVYVIRAAVPKMVSSGSVTLTGGLSTERPVPGAWVTAVATAAAEQLSRALALELAPIRVNAVSPGWTDTPMWDAIFGESKPQAFQEVTSKIPTRRLATAEEVASSVIFLMTNSSITGEVIHIDGGHRYV
- a CDS encoding glutathione S-transferase family protein; translation: MSNVVVHGFEVSPNVRAARITLIEKGVDYHFNEIGFDYLATDEYAQINPFRKMPVLQQGDFILYETPAILSYVDEAFEGLSLQSTEPQARAQMRKWIGIAANYLYPVGVMQLFLQRIMSPIMGSVTDEAVVAQSAKITSQHLDVLEHELTSSFLVGDVLSLADIITGSMVYYINMTKEGTALVKARPKTAAWLDTLSQRTSFQQTLAGLLERKVQA
- a CDS encoding TetR/AcrR family transcriptional regulator, whose protein sequence is MVRQREFDTEEVLSIVMNLFWQRGYANTSMKDIVQATGIQPGSLYAAFGDKEKLFQQSFKKYTQEFFRASMPRHCSPLECIQKWFEYLAKAMINDSKQKGCLIINTAIERESHSPSTIAFIEDRLDEIESFFRQNLAQAMQNGDLPKSFDLEVNTKALLGLVVGMLAVARIRRDAQTLNGIAAGATTLLQMN